CGCGCAGGGCGATGGGGAGGGGGCGTGTGGGGCGCGGAGCCGaccgggcgcggggcggggcgcgccGGGCagggcgggccgggccgggcgccTCCCCGCTCGAGGAAGTCCCGGCCCCGCGCTTTGGGGAAGTGCGGCCGAAGCGCCTGCGCACTGCACCCTGCGCCCCCTCCCCGACGATCCGGTCGGACCTCGGAGCGCGCGGGCCGGCGGCTGCGCCGCGAGCGACTCAGGAGCGCGGCTGGTGAGTGCGCGCGCGCGGCGCCGAGGACGGCGGCCTGgtccctcctgcccctggcccGGGGACCGCGCGGGGCGGGAGCCTCGGAAACCGGCGCCGGGATCGGCACCCTAAGGACTCCCGCCGCGGGGTCCACGTGGACCCTGGGCCGCGGCGGGACAGAAGCCAGTCCCCGCGcgtgggggagggggcgttgcAACAGGGTTCCCCTTTTTCTGCAGCTTTAAGCCTGGGGAAGTGATTGCTCAAAGTGGGGGGGCCGGAAGAACCCAGGTTTCCGCGTCTCCCGCCCCCACCTCAGCCTGGTGGGGAGGGCCCTAGGCGGGACAGCGGgtctgcccccgcccccaccccgttGGATCTGGCAGCCGCTCAGCACTGCGAGTCGCAGGGGAGGCGCTGCGCCCCCAGCCCAAGCCGACTGGGGGCTCCTGGCGCCAGCCTCGCTCTAGAACGTGCAGGAGGACCTCCTGCCGTCTGACCCGAGTCCTGCTGCTGCAGTGCACGCCCCTTCGGCAGAGCCAGGGTGGGGCCCAGAGCGAACCtggcccctcccgcccccacctcGCCTTTGGGTCGCTGGTGAGTGGGTCGCGTGGGGAGTTCCTTGAGGTAGGGGTGGGAGCGTCAAGGCTGGAGGAAGGGACCCTGAAGAAGGAGGCAGACTTCTCCAGGCCAGACCCTaccagcagagagagagagagagagagaggagtgagtTGCCACCACCATTGCAGAGGTGGGCTGGGGCGAGGGTCACCAGGGCTGGGAAGACCTGTCCTGCCTTGGAGGAGCCAGGCTGGGAGTCTCCCACTAGCCAAATGAGGGGGGCAGCAAATAGAAAAGGTACTGAGTCGGATGAGAAGAAAGGAATGGAGCCCCTCTGTCAACCTCCTTCCCAAAGGTTATGGCATTTTTTCCTGGGATTGTCAcatattcttattctttttttggaCTGGGCGGGCTCGGGGacgttctttttccttctgtggaGCAGAGCAGCAGCCGCTCCCGAGGGAGCCTCTGTCCCCAGAGGCCAGACTTGCCTCCTATCCAGCTTCTCCCATCCCAGActtcagggctggggaaggggagggagtcCCCTGTCGAATGCCAGGATGAGAGGAAAGGAAACTTAATTCAGACCCTATACCTTCACCAGGAAGGAGAGCAGGTGCCCCCGGGGGCACAGGTGGCCCCAACCAGCCTGAGGAGGGTGCAAGGAGCTGGGTCCAGGGATGGGCGACCAGATCCAGGGCCTGTAACCAGGACAGAAGGGACTGCCTCCCCGCCCCAGACTTGGCCCCTAGCACCTCAGCACTGCGCACTCAGACAGGTCCCTCCTCCAATTCAGAGCTGAGTTGGAGAAGGCAGCCTTGAGGAGGTATAGTCTTCAGGGTGCtagagggtgagggaggggattGGGGCCCTGCCCCGACTCACAGTGGGTGGGGGTGCAGAGGAGGAAGAGCCGCTCTGCCTGGGGAAGTCACAGCCCGTCTGGGGTACAGCTGCCAGACCTCAGAGGTTGCCACACCCCTTCCTTTCCCTAGAAACTTGACCCCTGAGGGAAGGCATGCTGTGGGGCTACTGCTTCCCCCACCTGTTTGTTGGAAGCTGGTGGGACCCAGTTTGAGGGTCCCGCCACCATGATCTCAGGGGAAGCCAAGCAGGTGGTGAGGGGCCAAGGCCCCATGGGACCCTACACCTTGCCCCTAGATTCGGGTCAGGGCAGGGGCCTCTGGAGGCAGTGGTGCCCTCAGTGTGCATAACTCGGGCGGTCACCTCTGAGCACCACACCTGGCCAGGAGCTGGAACGCAGGCGCTGCCTAGCCTGGTGACTGCCTAGGGCAtccaccctcctctcctgccatcAGAGACCACGAGAGGCCAATATGGACCGAACAGACATTCAAAGGCCAAAAGCAGAGGGATAGCGGGTCAGCAGGGAGAatgataattaaatgagaaaataaagtgaaaccaAGTCGTGAATCTCTTGGCTGCCAGACCGGCAGCGGGTTTTCAGGAAGGCCCGTGCTGCAGACATGCAGGGGGGCGCCCCAGGCCCTGTGGGCCCTCACCTGGGCGGAGGAGGGCGCCGGCAGAGGCGAAGGTGGGGAGGTATTCAAAACTGCCTCCCGGACACTGATTGGCCGCCCCGCGCATCGCCGGTGCATCGCCCGCGCGCACTTGGTTCTGCGGGTTACAGGCCGGAGCTGCTCAGCCGGCTGGGACTTCGGCGTCCCCCATACCCCTGCACCACTGGGAAGGTGCGCTCAGACGGCAAGCAGAAGGGACCCAGCGGCTCAGACCTGGGAGCAGGACGCACCCCCGCCCCCGCTGCCGCCTGCTTCCCCGCCTGGCGCGCCCGCCCTGCGGTGAGGCCTCGGGCCCGCAGTGGTTTCCGCagcctggtggggggaggggggagggaggccgGGAGACCCTGGGCGCGGTAGGATGCCAGCCAAGGGTAGGGGTACCAAGGGAGGAGTCTGGGACTAAGAAGCCAGCAGTCCCTGGCAGCTCCTGGTCCTCCTCACCCATGCCCTGTTCCACTTCCCACCCCCTCAGGACATCCCGCCCCACATCCTAGTCAAATCCTCCATGCTGCAGGCCTAGGCCGCTGCCCTGCTGAGTCCCCATGAGCAGGTGGGAATTCTCTGGGGCCAGCAGGCCAATCTGGCCTCCTGGTCAGGGGCAGCCCTACCCACAGAAAACCTGGGATGGAGGAAGCTGGGTTAGGGGGTGTCTAAAGGTCTGACCATCACCCGTGCACCAACCTGACAGCCCCAGACTCTtgcaggcccccagcccccttggGAGGGGCCAGGAGCCGGAAACCAAGAAAGAGGAACCCAGGCTTCCGGCTTCCCAGGGACTGAGCAGATGGGGGTGTCCCAGAACCTCCTACAGAGATCTTGTCTGGGGCCCCCTCCTTCCTGACCCTGCACCCCCTCACAGCCCTGGTgtaggctggggtggggggttggagccTGGGCAGAGTGGTCTGGAGGTGGGGGGCTGGCAGGGGCCGGTGTCCAGTTCTCAGTGAGAACCCACGCTCTCTTCTCAGACCCCCAGGCTGTGGTGAGGGTCCTGGAGCAGGCACCACGGAGCCCCAAAGACCTCCTCCCATCCATGCCCACCCCGCATGAGGCTGAGAAGCAGGTGCgccccctctgcccccttggaGGAACTTGGAGGGGGCATGACAGGGAGTTGGGAGATCCTCAAACACCTGGGAGGCCAGAAGGCCATGCCCCTGGGAACGAGCGTCGCCACCAGCGGGCAGTCTGGTGGGGAGAGGCGTGTGGTTCCGACAGATTCTGGCCTGGAGGCTGAGGCAGCCCCATCTTCCCCCAGCACATAGGACCAGAGGAGGCGGACCAGCCCCCCTCAATGTCCAGTCATGATGCGGCCCCCCCGGCTCCCCCAAGACGCAACCCTTGCTGCTTgtgctggtgctgctgctgcagctgctcctgGTACGTGGGCCTGGGGATGCATGCggtgcctggtggggaggggtgggctgagCAGACCTGGGACCCAGGATCCCACTTCCCAGCCCCTCAAGTGGCTTTTGAGGTGTCACCTGCAGGTAGGACACCCTGCCACCCACAGCATTCATCCAGCATCCTGGTGACCAGCAGCCCGTGCCCaggcccctgtgtgtgtgtgactttcaTGCCTGGTGTGTTCAAGGATGTGTCCACGTGCAGGCACCTGGCCAGCAcatgtgtgcgcgcgtgtgcgcgtgtgcgcaCGCAGCATAAGCCAGCCCAGGCTGACTCTGGGAACCTACAGCAGGCGTAGACAGAAGGACGTCCTACAAACTGTGTCAGGTGGGGTCGCTTCTAGCAGAGATGTGGCCCTGGGACAGTACAGGTGGTGGGCATGGGGTGTCTAGGGGGTAACTGGTTTCTAGGCATGTCGGGAACCTGTGGGTTTTTGGTTCATTGTGGAGGCCTGGCTCTTTTCAGGCTTCCAGCCTTTGCTGTTGAGCAGACAGCGCTGAGGGGCCCCAAAGAGGGGGTCAGCTGACCAGCGAGCAACCGAGGCCTGAGCCCAGGCCTAAAACAGGAGAGGGGTGGCCTGGGGTACAGCCGGGAGGCTGTGAAGAGTCAGGACTCATTGAGAGTTTAGCTGTGGGCAGTATGAGGTCTGGCAGGCAGTAGGGTAGGGACAGAGTTCTGTCTGGACCTTTGGGTTTGAGTTGTCTGTTAGCCATCCTAGTGGCCCTGGAGAGAGGTCCGGCTGGAGGTATGGATTTGGGAGCCCACAATGATGGGGTACTAGAAGCCAAGGGAGTGAGAAGGGCCCCTAGGAAGAGTCAGGGGTCAGACACAGGCTGGGGGCTTCCACCGCAGCAGCTGGGGTCTCTGGGAGAAAGCAGGGGGGTGCCGTGgccaggccagggagggaggggcacatCAGGGCCCCGTGAAGTCCCAAAGGCGAGCAGGCAGTCGTGCTGCTGGCCGGGCCTTGGGCCCGGGGACCAGATGGGCTGGGAAAGCAGCAGACCCGAGGGCTGCCCACCTGCAGTGGGTTTACACGTGCTGGTGTTACTGTGTGCTGAACATCCTGCGTTCACACACGTGCAGAGGACGGCAGTGCCACCCTTCTCTCTGCCACCAGGAACGAAGAGCGGCGGCGAGCATGGCGGGCCTCGCGGGACAGCAGGCtacagcccctccccagctgcgAAGCTTGGTGAGTGGCCCGGGGGTGCACGTCTgccagggcggggagggggccaAACCGGGCTGAGGGGACCAGGCCTGACTTGGCCAGGTGGCGGCTGCCCGCAGCACCGCACCAAGCCCCGAGGAGGTGCAGAGTTGGGCCCGGTCCTTCGACAAGCTGATGCACAGCCCGGCTGGCCGCAGCGTGTTCCGGGAGTTCCTGCGCACGGAGTACAGCGAGGAGAACATGCTCTTCTGGTTGGCCTGCGAGGAGCTCAAGGCTGAGGCCAACCAGCACGTGGTGGATGAGAAGGCGCGGCTCATCTATGAGGACTACGTGTCCATCCTGTCCCCCAAGGAGGTGTGCTgcgcggggccgggggcgggggcctCGGCCTCCCAGACCCTCTGACCGCGGTGCCCTGTCCCACCCACAGGTGAGCCTGGACTCCCGGGTGCGGGAGGGCATCAACAAGAAGATGCAGGAGCCGTCGGCACACACGTTCGACGACGCACAACTGCAGATTTACACACTCATGCACCGAGACTCCTACCCCCGCTTCCTCAGCTCCCCTGCCTACCGTGCCCTGCTGCTCCGGGGGGGCTCCCCGTCCTCCAGCGAGGCCTAGGCTGCCCACTCTCGCAGCCCAGACTAGGGCCCTCTCCCGTGGGCAGAGACTTCTCACGAATGTCAGCAGGTGTCGGGCACACCTGCAGGGCCCAGCACCCCTGGGGCAGTCCCAGGTAGGAGCTCCAGGTGCAGGGCAGGGCAGAAGCCCCCttccctgcctaggggtcctagTGCCCCAAAGTCCTCCTGAGAGGCAGATGTGAGGGCCTCTGGGCCCTAGCGCCCCCTCCCGCACCAGCCCCCACTGGCCGGCAGAGTGCTCCTGCTGGGGTCCCACGTGGTAAGAGGAGGCACCCTCCCTGGGAACACCCTGGACCCACAAACCTCACTGGGTCCTCCTCCCCAGGCAGTTGGGGGCCCCAAGAAATGCCCTGGTGGGGAAGAGAACCTCTGAACTGTCCAGTTCTCTGACATGAGACCTCCAGCTGGTGCCATCTGCACCCCAGGATCCCAGAACCAGAACCTCAGAACCAGGCTCAAGGGAGCAGGACCCAGTATCTCTTTTATGTGTTTTTAGAGTTTAAACCAGGAAACATGGTCCTCACTGtgtgttttatgaaaaaaaaaagaaaactgttttcatatttaactccacccctctcccccctaAAATAGGATCTTATTATTGAAGATGCTTTTAAACCAAAGTCTCTCCTCTGTCCACGCTGTGGGGGGGTTAGAGGACGAGCTGTCCCAGACCCCCGGCAGGGGAGCAGCCCTGCTCAGGGAAGGGGCCTGGTCCCGTGTGCTCTGCCCCAGGCCCACCTGTCAGCAACGAGCCCAGAGGGCAGCTGTGCTCACCCCTTCCCACGCGAGGGCACCACAGCCTCTCAACACCAAGGCACCAAGGCTGATGATACAAGCAGCACTGGGCAGGCGATGGGTGGGCAGGGTATCAGAGGCTGGCCAGCTAGGGCAGGACACTGATGGGGGTGACGtccctgggtgccaggcactgtcactTGTACCGTGCCTTGTACAGGCCACACAAGGCACACGCTTGCCGCCCTGACCCTTAATTTGAGGTCGGTGAAGCACTTCACAAAGCTGCAACCAGGGCCCAGAGACTCTGGTCGGGAGTCCACCCCCATCCACACTGCCTCAACGAGCCAGGGAGGGGATCCTGAAGGGGCCCAGACTTGGCCTCCCACCCACAATCCCTGGACCCTGAGCTTCAGTGTAGGGGGAGGTCATGAGACCATGGGTCCTGTGTGTGCCCAGGGCCCTTCCCACATGAGCCTCACATGGggcctcccaggccctgccttaCCAGGCCAAGTGACCCCTGaccccagggaggagggctgcccctgcagcccaggtggaggtggggtgttAGACCAGATGTGGGGGATAGGGGGCCCAGCTCAAAGCCCAAGCCTGTGCGTGGCCCACCAGGACCCAAGGGCTAGGGACAAAACGGTggcaaaaagaaacatttaataatCTGGGGGAAAGAGACAAGGTGCACTGCAGGCgagtggtggggtggggcaggatgtGCTGCCTTCTGAGGAAGGCCAGGTGGGCACAGGGCAGGTCTCCAGAGAAGCTGCATCTGTTGGCAGGGAATGGGGGAGGTGGTGGCCAGTGCTGGCCTCGGCCCAAGGCTGCAGGCACAGGTGCACAGGGGCTCAGCAGAACTGCAAGAAACAGGTGGGGTGGAAGGGTCCAGCCACGGGGCTCCCCCAGGGCAGAAGGGTCTCCATCCACCATCTCCAAAGCTCCCAGGAGGCTGGTGGCATGGCTGTCCCCCTGTTCACACCACAGACCCCACACAGGCTGGAGACACCCACCTCTAGAGAGCAAGGGGGCGGGCTCTGGGCTCACCACCTACCTTCCAGCGATTTCCACACTCGTTGCAGACAACGAAGGTGGTCATGGGCTCATCGGAGCTGCGGGTCTGCACCTGTCGGGAGGGCGGTGGTGGgcagggccccagccccagggcctcagTCACTAGGAGCTGGAGGCCCCAAGTAGTGGGTCTTCCCTGGAGTCACAACCCGGGGAGGCCGCACCCGTGGTCTCAGGCAGGGCTGGCCTCACAGCACCTGGGCCCCCTGGGTTACCTGGGCTAGGCCCCCCAACTTGAGTGCCTCAGAGCAAGCAAGGGGACCCACCACCAGAGACCCTGCTTACTGGGGACCTGGGGTCCTCGGCCAGGGGGGAGGTCCCCAGGGGAACCACTGCTCCCCAGCCCACTCAGAAACCAAAAGGCTAACGGTGGCCTAGCGCCACTCACATGCTGGGCAGGCATGGGCTGGGGGCAGTGCGGGCTCACCTGCGTGTAGGTGCAGTTCTTCTTCCTGCACTTCCCGCAGGTAAACAGGTCGGTCTGCGTGCCGCCCGTGCGGGCCATCTGGTGCTCGCGGATGGCCTCCTTGGTCATGGCCTTGCGGATCTCCTTCAGCTCATCACTGGCCATCTCCTGGGGCGAGGGTCCGTGTCGCGTGCTCAGCACGCAGCCCCTCGGGGCAGCCCCCCACGCCCCTCGGCAGGCTCACCTCCGAAGTCATCACAGCAATCTGTTGGGGCGTGATGGCACCGCACAGCACGTTGCGCCGCAAGCCGGGGTTCTTGGCATCCTTGAGGTTGGAGAGGCGGCTCCGCACGCGGTTCTTGTACTTCATGTCCGTGTTCCCCACGTCCCGAAAGATGCGTGCAAGCATTTAAGGACCAGACCAAAGGCCGATGCCCTGCCCGCCACCCACCCCGCCAGGCCAGCGAGGGCCTCTTGTGGCAGCCATGTCGGAGGTGGGCCTAGGGGCAAGCGCGCCCATAGCTAAGCCTCAGCTGCAGGCTTGAGGCCCAGACACCTGAGCCCCAGTGCAGGCACAAACAGTGCCCCAGCGGGTCTGGGAGGGCCCTCCTGGCCAAGAGGAGTGAACTCGCCCAACCGCCCAGCACCTGGCAAAGGCACCAGGGCAGTGGCCACTGGGAAGCTGGGCCTGGCTGGCCCCGTGACCTCCAGAAAccccagccctgagccctggTACAAAGGATATATTCCTCGATCTGGGCTGACAAGTGCTCACAGTCTGCACCAACGGCCACATGGTCATCTGCAAGAAGGAGCCCTGACGAGCTGCCCCTCAGCTGCCCAGCTACCAGCAGCCAGAACTCAGGACCCCAGGCACTCTCATCCCAAagacccccttcccccacccgaCGTCAGCAGAGATCAGCTGCGGAGAGGGCCGTCCCCAAGGACTTCCTGGACTCAGGCCTCTGCAGCAATCGGGACCCCAAGGTGTGCTGTGGGGCCCGGGCCTGGGCACTCACGGCCCGTCTGCAGGGCGGCCATCAGCATCTCACGACATTTGTTGCGCACAGCATCGCAGGTGACTGGCACTGGGGGAAACGTGGTGATCCTCGGGGTCGACGGCATCCTAGGTGGCTCCGGCCTCTTGCGGCTGGAGAGAGACAGGCCCACATGGGCCACATGAACCCCCACGATATGCCAGTCCCCAGAAAAGCCAACATGACAGGCACAGTGTCCCCAAATCCTATTTGCTGCACCCTGACAGCGCCCCACAACCCTGGCCATCCACAGTCCGGGCCCGCATGTCCATGGGGTCTGCCCAGCCAGCTAGAGGCAATGAGGCTGGCTGAGGGGCACACTCCCAGATGGGGCACAATGGGGGCAGCACCACCTGTgagggtccctgccctcagggaggccTGGAACCCGGGACCACATTGCCCAACACAGACTGCCAGGTCAGGGAGAGGCAGATGGGGCTGGGGGTCACCCAAGCCTAGGTGCCACTCTGTAGGCTGTGCCAACTGGCATGGATGCCCTCGCACGTCTGGCCACCCCCACAGGCTGCCTGACCACCAGGCTGTGTCCACCCATCCCTTCTCTCACACTCCTGCATTTCGTGACCCTGTGACCTCCACGAAGTCAGTGGAAGCAGGTGGCTTACTGGAGAACAAACAAGGCGTGCCACTGGGCGGATGAGCCCCTGTCTTGGCACAGCCAGACCATGAATCCAAAGCTCAACTTCCCTGGCCCCTGGCCGCTGCTGCCCAGAGGTCAAGGGCAAATCAGCCTCTCGGATACAGCCTATTCCTATGACCGCCTCCCGGGGGCAGCCAGAGCAGTGAGACCTCAGTGGCCCCAAAACCTGCACCAAACCACAGCCTGGGGCactcacagggagggagggaccagCAGCGAGACAGCAGGCCAAAGCGGGGCAGCCAGAGCTGGCCAACGAGAACCAGACCCAGGATgggggcctggagctggggaaCATGAGCAGTGGGTTCCCACAGGCCCGCTCGGGGTGTGTGTCAGCGCCTTGTAGCCAGGTGGACACGGCCTCCCCCTAAGATGCTTGGGGCTGAAAAGACCCAGCATCCAGAGAAGCCTTGGAGAGAAAGTGTCCGGCAAGAGGTTGACCGGGCTGGGCATGGCTTCCTGGGGAGAATCCCCTCCAAGAAGCTGAAAAGGCTGACGCGTTCTCATGGCCTCAGCCCCCCAGGGCACCTGGAACTCAAGCACCCTACTCTGCCGAGAAGGTAGGGCCATGGGAGGTGCGCGCCTGCCTTCCAAGTGGGCTACCTGGGATCCTTAGCCTCAGAGGCCTCTTTGGAGGACGTCGACGTGGGCAGAGGCCCACCCCTCCTCCGCTCCCTGGCTTTGGCATCTGAAGCATCTGCAGGAACCAGGACAGAGGGGAGGGCTGGCCAGGAGAAGGCAGACCCCAAAGGGCAGGGCCgggccagggaggggagcagaTCCCCACTGAGGCTCAGCCAGACCGCCAGCCCCAGCCCACAGACCCCGCATCCAACCACAGCTTCCTGCTCAGAACCAGGGCCCTCCCCCAGCCAAGGAAGGGCCTGGGaaggcccccccccccacttcccaCTCACACCCTCACTCAAGCAGGCCACCTGTGGGGCCTCTCCGGAGTCCACCCCACCACCTGTCCTGGCAGAGGGGGTTGTCATTCACCAAGTGACGCCTGAGAATGAAATTCACCCCAGAGCGATGGTCTCCACAATGAAGCGTTTGAACCTGGACAAAGGCCGCTCCCTGCAGgcaggccaggcccaggcccacccCAGCTGGGCCTCAGGCACCACAGCAAGCCTTGGAGTCAGCCCCTGCCTGCACTGGGGCCCTTCCCACAGGACGAGAAGCGTCCCACTTGCCACTAGAACACACGTGCTCATCCAACACACAGCTCAATGGCCTCACAGGACATGCAGCTGTTTCCCAAGGGTTTGGACAGAGTCCAGGAGGAGCTTGCAAGGGACAGGAACCTCAAGGCATTTCTGCAACCCCCAGGCACCCCACTGTCCCCTCTCaatcccaccccctgctccccctccccttcccttctcctctcctacCACCCTCCCCCGCTAGGTCCCCAACCTCCAGCTGCCCAGACACTCCTCCGCCCCCATGTGACCTCCTCCAGCCCTACTGGGTCCCTCTAGGGCTCGGTGCAGCACCCCACCCTCAActccacccctcccagcccctcccaccactcTCTGAGTCAGTGCTTCCTGGACCAGCTCTGTCACTCCCCACTCCCAGGTGTCCCTGGCTCAGGGACAGCACCACCAGCACCCTACCCAGTGCTGACCAGCGAGGGGCCAGTGCATCCTGGGTGCCCCTTGCCTCAGCACTCAGCCCAAGGCTGCCTGACCCGCACCCAGAAGCTTCTTCCAGGATTTGATGAGAGACTTGGCCAGCGTGACAACCTCCTCATCGGAGCTCTGCTTCCGCAGGGCATTGACGGACATGCCGACCCGGGTGGACTGCAAGGCAAGCAGCTGGGCTTGGGGTGAGGGTCAGAACGTCCCCACAGACCCTCGGGGACTcccacagggcagggctgggatcaGCGAGGGGAGGTGGAAGCCCTTCCCAAGGGTGACTGTCCCATTTGGAACCCAGGAGCTTCAGTGAGGGACACAGTGGGTTACCCCTGAAcgcccctccctgcctcactgAGCAACAGAGGAGTAACAGAGAAAGGCAGGGACAGTCTCCTCAAGGACAGGCGCTCGTGCCCAccaaggcccagggcaggggccagaAAGCCCAGCCACGCGCCTGGGAGCTGGgagcgggggttgggggggcaccGGCCTACCTGCAGCAGGTGCAGCGTGACAGGCGTGGCCTTCAGCTCCCGCAGAAGGTCCATGGCGCCCTcctggaaggagaggggagaaccTTCATAAAAAGCCTGAGATCTTGGTgggcagccccacctcctcctgcacACAAGGGTTAGGGGGGACACAGGCAGTGATGATTCGGAGACCCCTCTTGGGGCAGATGCCCAGGGAGGACAAGCACGAGAAGGGAGGCGGCTTCCCACTCAGTCCAAGCCCAGAGGCCGTGACCTTCGTCAGGGCAAAGGGCTGCAGCCCTTCTCGGCAGAAGCACCACACCAGGCTAAGGTGCAGCCTCAGGAGCACTTGCTACTGCCCAAGCCCGCAGCCCCTGCCCACATGGCCCAGGCAGCCTCCCCACAAGCCAACCCAGGAACGGTCAGTGTCCCTGCTGAGGCCAAACCCTCAAGGCACCTCTGCTTGCCTCGCACACACCCCTCCTTGGTCTCTCCAGCCCAGTTACCTGGGGCCAGCCACCACCTCACCTAGACTACTGCAACAGAGCCCCAGGCACCCTCCCCTGCCACGCACCCACGCCCCACACCTGCTTCCTCAGGGCCTGCTCAGGGAGGCTCCGCACAGGTGGCCACACCTCTCCACTACAGGCTCAGCTCCCCAGGGGCCAAGCTGGCTGCCCCAGGGCTTCTGCACCTGCTGCTCCCACTGCCAGCGACACGCCTGAGCCCACCCTCCCTCCATGTTCAAATGAcatcttctcagtgaggcctctCCCACTGAAGGCTGCCAGCAGCCCAggctccaccccaccctccccgtTTGCTTTCCTCCGCAGAAGCCTCACTTCTTAACCCACAGATGTGTCTTCACATGTGCGTGTCTCTAGGGAcatgaaggaggcagagaggatctGACGCGGCCACCCAAGGTGGTGAGAGCCTCAGACGTCTTgcagcctgggcctggggaggggccaaACCTGCCCCCTCCCAAATCAAGGTGGCGTCTCTGCTCCAGCTGCAGCCTCTTCCTCATCCCCCCCTGCAAGCCCCTGCCCCTGGGCTGTGCAGAGTCCAGTCCTGTGGTAACCTCCTCAAAGGGGACGTGTGGTCACCAGAGCCAAGGGCACAGTGCCCCTTGGCAATCATCTTCCCCAAGGAGCCTCAGGGTGCAGAACACCCGCGTTCTGGGGCCTCCGGACCAGAGAGACATAAACACAATTCCCAGTGGTGGACCCCATTCTCCCAAGGGGCCTCAGAAGCGCTGAGACCCACCAGGAGTCTCTGCTGGCTCTCACCCCCACTGACCTTCCTGGGCTGTCCATCTCAGCTTTGGGGAGAGGCTGCCTGAACCACAGGAACTCTCCTGAGCCCCCAAGTTCCCTCCCAGTCCAcacctgcccccctgccccattCTCCCCTGGGCATCTACCTggattcctccctccccccaccccaccccagtcctgcCTGACCCCACCCAGCCCTCTGTGGGTTCCATGATGCATCTCTGCCCCCACCTGGGGGATGtctgttctgtctctttcctgAGGGGAAGCAGCTTCTTTCTGTGGTCATCTCTAGAAACAGCTATAGATGTTCCCACACCCTTGCTCTGTGCTGCCCACAGCCTCCGAGGAGGATGAACATCGTGGGGACGGGGGTTGTTGCTGCTTGATGGATGAACGAAAACGTTGTAGCCAGCCCCCTTACCAGCCCCAGTGAA
Above is a window of Camelus dromedarius isolate mCamDro1 chromosome 18, mCamDro1.pat, whole genome shotgun sequence DNA encoding:
- the RGS19 gene encoding regulator of G-protein signaling 19 isoform X1: MPTPHEAEKQHIGPEEADQPPSMSSHDAAPPAPPRRNPCCLCWCCCCSCSWNEERRRAWRASRDSRLQPLPSCEACTAPSPEEVQSWARSFDKLMHSPAGRSVFREFLRTEYSEENMLFWLACEELKAEANQHVVDEKARLIYEDYVSILSPKEVSLDSRVREGINKKMQEPSAHTFDDAQLQIYTLMHRDSYPRFLSSPAYRALLLRGGSPSSSEA
- the RGS19 gene encoding regulator of G-protein signaling 19 isoform X2: MSSHDAAPPAPPRRNPCCLCWCCCCSCSWNEERRRAWRASRDSRLQPLPSCEACTAPSPEEVQSWARSFDKLMHSPAGRSVFREFLRTEYSEENMLFWLACEELKAEANQHVVDEKARLIYEDYVSILSPKEVSLDSRVREGINKKMQEPSAHTFDDAQLQIYTLMHRDSYPRFLSSPAYRALLLRGGSPSSSEA
- the TCEA2 gene encoding transcription elongation factor A protein 2 isoform X3, whose translation is MDLLRELKATPVTLHLLQLLALQSTRVGMSVNALRKQSSDEEVVTLAKSLIKSWKKLLDASDAKARERRRGGPLPTSTSSKEASEAKDPSRKRPEPPRMPSTPRITTFPPVPVTCDAVRNKCREMLMAALQTGHDHVAVGADCEHLSAQIEECIFRDVGNTDMKYKNRVRSRLSNLKDAKNPGLRRNVLCGAITPQQIAVMTSEEMASDELKEIRKAMTKEAIREHQMARTGGTQTDLFTCGKCRKKNCTYTQVQTRSSDEPMTTFVVCNECGNRWKFC
- the TCEA2 gene encoding transcription elongation factor A protein 2 isoform X2, with the protein product MMGKEEEIARIARRLDKMVTKKSAEGAMDLLRELKATPVTLHLLQSTRVGMSVNALRKQSSDEEVVTLAKSLIKSWKKLLDASDAKARERRRGGPLPTSTSSKEASEAKDPSRKRPEPPRMPSTPRITTFPPVPVTCDAVRNKCREMLMAALQTGHDHVAVGADCEHLSAQIEECIFRDVGNTDMKYKNRVRSRLSNLKDAKNPGLRRNVLCGAITPQQIAVMTSEEMASDELKEIRKAMTKEAIREHQMARTGGTQTDLFTCGKCRKKNCTYTQVQTRSSDEPMTTFVVCNECGNRWKFC
- the TCEA2 gene encoding transcription elongation factor A protein 2 isoform X1, with product MMGKEEEIARIARRLDKMVTKKSAEGAMDLLRELKATPVTLHLLQLLALQSTRVGMSVNALRKQSSDEEVVTLAKSLIKSWKKLLDASDAKARERRRGGPLPTSTSSKEASEAKDPSRKRPEPPRMPSTPRITTFPPVPVTCDAVRNKCREMLMAALQTGHDHVAVGADCEHLSAQIEECIFRDVGNTDMKYKNRVRSRLSNLKDAKNPGLRRNVLCGAITPQQIAVMTSEEMASDELKEIRKAMTKEAIREHQMARTGGTQTDLFTCGKCRKKNCTYTQVQTRSSDEPMTTFVVCNECGNRWKFC
- the TCEA2 gene encoding transcription elongation factor A protein 2 isoform X4, encoding MDLLRELKATPVTLHLLQSTRVGMSVNALRKQSSDEEVVTLAKSLIKSWKKLLDASDAKARERRRGGPLPTSTSSKEASEAKDPSRKRPEPPRMPSTPRITTFPPVPVTCDAVRNKCREMLMAALQTGHDHVAVGADCEHLSAQIEECIFRDVGNTDMKYKNRVRSRLSNLKDAKNPGLRRNVLCGAITPQQIAVMTSEEMASDELKEIRKAMTKEAIREHQMARTGGTQTDLFTCGKCRKKNCTYTQVQTRSSDEPMTTFVVCNECGNRWKFC